TCTCCATCGGTGGCAATAACATCAAACTCGCCATCTTTTATTTTCATTAATGTGACGTCAAAAGTTCCACCACCTAAATCGTATACCAATACTGTCTCATTTTTTTCTGCTGATATACCGTATGCAAGTGCAGCTGCTGTCGGTTCGTTTAAAACCCGTAAAACATTGAGTCCAGCAATTTCTCCAGCATGTTTCGTTGCTGTTCTACGAGCATCATCAAAATAAGCTGGAACAGTTATTACAACATCCTCTACCTTGTCACCAAGGGCATTTTCTGCTCCTTCTTTTAATCTTTTTAAAATGATTGCAGAAATTTCTTCTGCTGTATAAACAGTATCACTAGGAGAATCAAACTTCCAGTTTGGATTTCCCATTTGTCTTTTGACATACTGTACAACTGCTTCAGGACTACTTGCTGCCAAATTTTTAGCTTGAATACCAACAAGTGGTTCATCTTTCCCATCAAAATCCTGAAAGAATACAACAGATGGAGTTAAATTTTCACCATCTTGATTCAATAAAATTTGTGGTTGTCCAGTCTCTGATAATACAGATACTGCTGAATAAGTCGTTCCTAAATCAATTCCAATTGCTTTACTCATATTTCACTCCTAATCATTATTTGATTTAAACTGTGTTAGTATTTCTGTTAAAAACTCACAGTATTGTAATTCTGCATCAATCTTGCTCTGATTTTTCCCCAAAGTTCTAAGACTGCTAACTGTTAAATTACTAAGTTGAGCTCCTAATTTCTGACCCAATGACAAGTCCGATTCTCTAATTGCTTCCCTGAATCTTTTATTATCTTCTGATATATAGTATTTTTTTAATTGTTTACTCTCACCTAAAGTATCTATAGTCAGAAGCTGTACTGATCCTTGGTTTTTTAAACGAAAACAAAACTTTACATAGTCTTTCTGGTGATTTGGGTGTGAAATAACTAGACATTCTTCAATCTCTTTATTAAACAAACCACCGAGTTTTATTTGTTCTTCATCAATTTGACAAGGAAGATCAAACTCTTTTGCTTTTTCAACAATTTTCGTCTTGCAATATTCTAAATCCAATCTAGGATTATTCTCATCGGAATAATATCTCCATTCATCTATATAACTTTCCAATTCTTTGTATTTAATCATCAACAATCTCCTTTAAAATTTTATTGTTTACGGTTACAGTATAGCATAGCCTTCGCTCGATTTACGAAAAGCGTATTTATATTTACCTTTATTGAACAATTACCCCCCCCCCCCCCCGAAAAAACGTAACTATAATTACTTTTTTCTAAAAATTCCCTTAAAAACTGGTAGAATTATGGTAGAATGAAAAAAAGGACTTGAGGAGATTTAGGATGCAAGATGAAAGTATTTATGGATTAGTCTATAAGGCCATCCGTGAGGAAAGAGGGTTTACACAGAAGGAAGCCGCTGGTACTACAGTGACTCCACATTTTTTACGTCAGTTTGAGCAAGGGAAATCTCGAATAACCATTCAAAAATTTGAAGAGATTCTTTCTAATATTGGAATTGATAAAGAGACCTTTGATAGTCTCAAAGCGCAGATGTTCCCAACTGAATTTCATAAATTACAGGCTCAAATTGCTGATTTAGCCTATAAGCGTGAATTTAAAAAGATCCTTAGCTTGATTAATCAACCCTTGGAAAATCCTGGAATAGCTGAACACTATGTGATCGCCAATCGTGTAGTCAATAAATTTGCTATCGCAAACATCATCGGCGATTCTTTTCTGACTCCAAAAGACTATCAAGAACTAGAATATATCAAGAACTATCTTAGTGAACTGGACGACTGGAATAAAATTGAGGTCAATATCTTTTCATCTATCCTGCCTCACTTTTCAATCGAATTTTTAGACTACAGACTCTACCACTTATTAGATACTCTAAAAAAACAGACTGAATACCATTCAATCCGTACTGCTGACTACTATATTGCCTGCTTAAGAACTGCTATCAAGCATTACTCTGTTAATGGTTACTATGATAAAGCTGAGAATCTAGCTGTGAAGACTCTGGAGGTGATTAATGCCTTCCCTCTACTGAGTACCAAGATGACAGAGATGATTAGTCTTTCTATGGAACGGGCTAATAATTTTCTCAGACAAGATGATATCAAAGGTCTAGAGCTTGCTAAGCATATCTTTGCCAGTCTTGATAACTTTGAAAAGGTCTATCCAAATCAACTTCTGACTCGAATGAGAGAGGACTTCTTTGTTACTGTCACACAACTTAATCACACTGGACAACCTTTAGATGTCTAACCTAGAAAATAAAAAAGCTTGAGGAACCACATATTTCCTCAGGCTTTTCTTATCCTTTAAATGTCACAATAGTCGCACCACTGCCTCCAGCATTTTGTGGGGCATAACCGAAACTCTTGACATGTTTATTTCTTTGTAGGTATTTGGTGACACCTTCACGGATAACACCAGTTCCGATACCATGGATGATGTCGACTTGGGCCATATTGTTAAGCAAGGCTTGGTCGATAAAGGCATCTAGCTCATTCATAGCCTCTTCATAGCGTTTACCTCGAAGATCCAGTCTGGCTTGAGGTCCTCGACCAGAAGTTCGTTTCACAACATTGACTTGTTTCTTCTTGACTTGCTTTTCTTGCTGGGCTTGAACAAGGTCAAATTCTTTTTCTTCCAAGGACATCTTGATCAAACCAACTTGGGCTTCCCAGCGGCCGTCCTTGAGTTGACTAGTCAAGGTACCACGCTGTCCATAACTGAGAACCACGATATCATCTCCCACCTTTGGAGCTCGTTTTTTCTTAGCCTTTTGAAGAACCTTGTTTTTAGACAAGTCCACTTTTTCAGGAGCCAATTTTTTCAGCTTGGCCTTGGCTTCAATGATTTCATGAGGTTTGAGCTGGGACTTACTGTGGAGGTTTTTGAGAATCTGGTCACTCTCACTTAGGGCCATGTCTACAATCTCAGCAGCCTGTTCACGCGCCTTGTTAAGCTCGGTTTCCTTTTCACGATTGAGCTCGTTGTAGAGTTTTTTGAGAGCACGGTTCATCTTGAGATTTTCTTGCTCCACCTCACGGATATTGTCCAAGCGTTTACGGCTTTCCAGCGTCTGCTCTTCCAGCTGCTCAATAATACGATTGACATCATTGTCCTGATTGACCTGCTGGCTGGCATCCCCTACGATAACTTCAGATAGGCCTAGACGTTTGGCAATTTCAAAGGCATTGCTTCGGCCAGGAACTCCCTGCATAAAGCGATAGGTCGGGCGTAGAGTTGCAGTATCAAACTCCATGCTGGCGTTTTGCACAAAGGCTGTCTCGATACCATAGACCTTGAGTTCGGGATAGTGGGTCGTCGCCATGGTCTTGACTTGACGCAGGCGAAGGTCCTCCAGAATAGCCATGGCAAGGGCAGCTCCCTCTTGAGGGTCTGTACCAGCCCCCAACTCATCCAAAAGTAAGAGTGAATGTTGGTTAACCTTGCCAAGAATATCCACGATATTAGTCATGTGACTAGAGAAGGTAGACAAGCTCTGCTCAATAGACTGCTCATCGCCAATATCAGCAAAGATTTCTTCAAAAATACCAACACGACTTCCCTTATCTGCTAAAATCGGCAAACCAGACTGGGCCATAATCTGCGTCAAGCCCAGAGTTTTAAGCATGATGGTCTTCCCACCTGTATTGGGTCCTGTAATGACAATCGCTGTTAAATCTTGACCAAAATGGATATCATTTGCGACGGCATTTTTGACCAGAGGATGACATACATGGAGCAGTTGAATTTCCTGATTTTCTGACAGCTGAGGAACGACTGCTTGCCTTTCTTGGATAAAGCGTACCTTGGCACGAATCAAGTCCAGATGACCGATAATCCAAGCGTCATTAGCAATCTCAGCCGCATGAGGGCGGACACGTTCAGAAATTTCTTGGAGAATGCGAAGCATTTCATAGCGCTCATCTGCTCGCAAACTGGCAATTTCTTCGCTCAGTTTGACCACCTCACGGGGTTCGATATAGACGGTGTTTCCGCTGGCAGAAATATCATGAACGACACCTGCAATCTTATTGCGGTAGGTGTTTTTAACTGGTAAAACCTGACGGCCATTTCTGCTAGCAACAATTCCTTCCGTCAACATCTGCGCTTTTTGCTTAAGCAGGTCCTGTAGGACATCGCGTACCTGACTCTCGCTATCATGGATTTTTCGACGGATGCGAGCCAATTCTTCACTGGCAAAATTTTCAATGAAACCTGCATCATTGAAGGCTTGTAGATTTCCTTGTAATTGAGGAAAATCATGTAATTTCTCAAACCAAAGGGCTAATTCTTCCAAGCTGACATTTTCCAGATTGGCATAAAAACTTTGCAGTTCTCTGCTAGAAAGAAGCACGCGCTTCAAGAGTAGGAACTCCTCGATATTGAGGTCCGCTCCCATCTCCAACCGCTTGCAGACTCCTGCGATTTCCTTGGTTGCAAGAATGGTAAAATGCGGTTGCTCGACAAAGAGATCCTGCATTTCCTTCATCTCAGCAAAGGCCTGTTTGATTTTATCCGCTTTGGCAGTCGGAGCCAGCTGTCTCAATTGCTCCAAGCCCTGCTCGGTCAACAAATGAGGTTCAAACAAGGCCTTGACCTTATTGAACTCTAATGTTTCTAATATTTTCTTATTCATCTTTATTTCCTTGTCTTTGAATATCTAGGTGTGGTAGCTTTTTACATTCTGATAGATTCTAGTCAATCTGTAAACAAAGGGCTAGGAAAACTCCTGCCCTTTTTATCCGATTAAATTTGTCACCCAGATTTGTTTGAGCCAACTGGTTGTTACTGGTATGCTCTGGATGATGTGTTTTGCGACGATACTCTTTTCAAGAGGGTTTTGTATAGCTGCCATGGGGATGGTCGCCAAGATGGTCAAGGCCATTTGCAAGACAAATAAGGTCACCAACATGGACAAGATACCTGCTGAAACTTGGAACAACTTGCCACCAAGCTTTTTACTAGGAATCAAGTGTAAAAGAAGACCAAGTAAACGACCAAAGCTATAGACTATCCCAAATACAAGCAAGTAGCCGATACCAGCGTAAAAGACCTTATCCAACTGAAAGAGTTGATCCGATGGGAAAAAGAAAGTCCCCTGACCTTCCTGCGGATTTGCATAAGGGAGTAATAAATGGAATTGTTCTCCAAGCCCCCTGTAAAACTGGCCAGCCACAAAAGCCGATGCCAGGGCTGAAATCAGGTAATAAACCTGTAAGAGCAGGCCTCTCCGATAGCCGATATAAAATCCCCAAGCCAAGACCAATAGAAGAAGGAGTGAAATCATAAGGAGTCCTCAATCTTGCTCTGTTCTTGCTTACAAGTCACAAGCTTGTGACGGAGTTCTTCTAACTCTTGCTCCTTATCATCAAATTCAATCTCACGGCTGAGTTGAGTTGACAAACAGTTGACTGCCAACAAAAGAGCGATGGTTTCATCATCTGCGCTTGGCATTTGTTCTTTAATTGCTTGGTATTTTTCTGTCGCAACCTTGGCAATTTCCTCCATAAAGAGATTATCATGCTCGCTTGTCAAGGTTAACGTTTTTTTCCCGAATGTAAATTTGAATCGATTTAGATTTGCCATAAAATTCACCTCACGATATTATACCAAAATTCACTAATTTTGTCAGTTTTTACAAATTTGCCTGCTTTTATGGTACAATAGAAACTATGGCAAGTATAACACTCACACCAAGCGAAAAGGAGATTCAGGCTTTTCTTGAACACTATCAAACCAGTCTGGCTCCCAGCAAGAATCCCTATATCCGCTACTTTTTGAGACTACCTCAAGCAACGGTTTCTATCTATACTTCTGGAAAGGTCTTGCTTCAGGGTGAAATAGCTGAGAAATATGCTCGTTTCTTTGGCTATCAAGTTCTAGAGGAAACCAGCGGACAAAATCTTCCTTTGATTGGGACGGATGAGGTGGGAAATGGTTCCTACTTTGGTGGACTTGCAGTTGTGGCTTCCTTTGTCACACCTGACCAGCATGACTTCTTACGAAAACTCGGTGTGGGGGATTCTAAGACTCTGAACGACCAAAAAATCCGTCAGATTGCTCCTATCCTCAAGGAAAAAATCCAGCACCAGGCACTGCTTCTCTCACCAAGCAAGTACAACGAGGTCATCGGAGACCGCTACAATGCTGTTTCAGTTAAGGTTGCCCTCCATAATCAGGCTATCTATCTCCTCCTTCAAAAAGGCATTCAGCCTGAGAAAATTGTGATTGATGCCTTTACCAGTGCTAAAAATTATGACAAGTACTTGGCACAAGAGGCCAATCGTTTCAGCAATCCTATCAGCTTAGAAGAAAAGGCTGAGGGCAAATACTTGGCTGTCGCAGTTTCTTCTATCATTGCGCGAGATCTTTTCCTAGAAAATCTTGAAAATCTTGGTCGAGAATTAGGCTACCAACTTCCAAGTGGAGCTGGGACGGCTTCTGATAAGGTGGCTAGCCAGATTTTGCAAGCCTATGGAATGCAGGGACTCAACTTCTGCGCCAAACTGCACTTTAAAAATACTGAAAAAGCGAAAAAACGCTTAGAAAGGTAAGTTATGAATTCATTTAAAAATTTCCTAAAAGAGTGGGGATTGTTCCTCCTGATTCTGTCATTACTAGCTTTGAGCCGTATCTTTTTTTGGAGTAATGTCCGCGTAGAAGGGCATTCCATGGATCCGACCCTAGCGGATGGCGAAATTCTCTTCGTTGTCAAACACCTTCCTATTGACCGTTTTGATATCGTGGTGGCCCATGAGGAAGATGGCAATAAGGACATCGTCAAGCGCGTGATTGGAATGCCTGGCGATACTATCCGTTACGAAAACGATAAACTTTACATCAATGATAAAGAGACGGACGAACCTTACCTAGCTGACTATATCAAACGTTTCAAGGATGACAAACTCCAAAGCACCTACTCAGGCAAGGGCTTTGAAGGAAATAAAGGAACCTTCTTTAGAAGTATTGCGGAAAAAGCTCAAGCCTTCACAGTTGATGTCAACTATAACACCAACTTTAGCTTTACTGTTCCAGAAGGAGAATACCTTCTCCTCGGAGACGACCGCTTGGTTTCTAGCGACAGCCGTCACGTAGGTACCTTCAAAGCAAAAGATATCACAGGGGAAGCTAAATTCCGCTTCTGGCCAATCACCCGTATCGGAACATTTTAAGAGACCTAAGAGGCCGAGAATCACCAATCTCAGCCTCTTCTTCTATCGTGAGAATATGATTATTCCAGTTTGATTAAGATAGAAACAAAGTTATACTCAATGAAAATCAAAGAGCAAACTAGGAAGCTAGCCGCAGGTTGCTCAAAACAGTGTTTTGAGGTTGCAGATGGAAGCTGACGTGGTTTGAAGAGATTTTCGAAGAGTATTAACTCTCACCTATTTATGCAAAGGAATCTTATGGAAGTT
This portion of the Streptococcus mitis B6 genome encodes:
- a CDS encoding helix-turn-helix domain-containing protein translates to MQDESIYGLVYKAIREERGFTQKEAAGTTVTPHFLRQFEQGKSRITIQKFEEILSNIGIDKETFDSLKAQMFPTEFHKLQAQIADLAYKREFKKILSLINQPLENPGIAEHYVIANRVVNKFAIANIIGDSFLTPKDYQELEYIKNYLSELDDWNKIEVNIFSSILPHFSIEFLDYRLYHLLDTLKKQTEYHSIRTADYYIACLRTAIKHYSVNGYYDKAENLAVKTLEVINAFPLLSTKMTEMISLSMERANNFLRQDDIKGLELAKHIFASLDNFEKVYPNQLLTRMREDFFVTVTQLNHTGQPLDV
- a CDS encoding endonuclease MutS2; protein product: MNKKILETLEFNKVKALFEPHLLTEQGLEQLRQLAPTAKADKIKQAFAEMKEMQDLFVEQPHFTILATKEIAGVCKRLEMGADLNIEEFLLLKRVLLSSRELQSFYANLENVSLEELALWFEKLHDFPQLQGNLQAFNDAGFIENFASEELARIRRKIHDSESQVRDVLQDLLKQKAQMLTEGIVASRNGRQVLPVKNTYRNKIAGVVHDISASGNTVYIEPREVVKLSEEIASLRADERYEMLRILQEISERVRPHAAEIANDAWIIGHLDLIRAKVRFIQERQAVVPQLSENQEIQLLHVCHPLVKNAVANDIHFGQDLTAIVITGPNTGGKTIMLKTLGLTQIMAQSGLPILADKGSRVGIFEEIFADIGDEQSIEQSLSTFSSHMTNIVDILGKVNQHSLLLLDELGAGTDPQEGAALAMAILEDLRLRQVKTMATTHYPELKVYGIETAFVQNASMEFDTATLRPTYRFMQGVPGRSNAFEIAKRLGLSEVIVGDASQQVNQDNDVNRIIEQLEEQTLESRKRLDNIREVEQENLKMNRALKKLYNELNREKETELNKAREQAAEIVDMALSESDQILKNLHSKSQLKPHEIIEAKAKLKKLAPEKVDLSKNKVLQKAKKKRAPKVGDDIVVLSYGQRGTLTSQLKDGRWEAQVGLIKMSLEEKEFDLVQAQQEKQVKKKQVNVVKRTSGRGPQARLDLRGKRYEEAMNELDAFIDQALLNNMAQVDIIHGIGTGVIREGVTKYLQRNKHVKSFGYAPQNAGGSGATIVTFKG
- a CDS encoding CvpA family protein; this translates as MISLLLLLVLAWGFYIGYRRGLLLQVYYLISALASAFVAGQFYRGLGEQFHLLLPYANPQEGQGTFFFPSDQLFQLDKVFYAGIGYLLVFGIVYSFGRLLGLLLHLIPSKKLGGKLFQVSAGILSMLVTLFVLQMALTILATIPMAAIQNPLEKSIVAKHIIQSIPVTTSWLKQIWVTNLIG
- the zapA gene encoding cell division protein ZapA; translated protein: MANLNRFKFTFGKKTLTLTSEHDNLFMEEIAKVATEKYQAIKEQMPSADDETIALLLAVNCLSTQLSREIEFDDKEQELEELRHKLVTCKQEQSKIEDSL
- the rnhC gene encoding ribonuclease HIII; translation: MASITLTPSEKEIQAFLEHYQTSLAPSKNPYIRYFLRLPQATVSIYTSGKVLLQGEIAEKYARFFGYQVLEETSGQNLPLIGTDEVGNGSYFGGLAVVASFVTPDQHDFLRKLGVGDSKTLNDQKIRQIAPILKEKIQHQALLLSPSKYNEVIGDRYNAVSVKVALHNQAIYLLLQKGIQPEKIVIDAFTSAKNYDKYLAQEANRFSNPISLEEKAEGKYLAVAVSSIIARDLFLENLENLGRELGYQLPSGAGTASDKVASQILQAYGMQGLNFCAKLHFKNTEKAKKRLER
- the lepB gene encoding signal peptidase I encodes the protein MNSFKNFLKEWGLFLLILSLLALSRIFFWSNVRVEGHSMDPTLADGEILFVVKHLPIDRFDIVVAHEEDGNKDIVKRVIGMPGDTIRYENDKLYINDKETDEPYLADYIKRFKDDKLQSTYSGKGFEGNKGTFFRSIAEKAQAFTVDVNYNTNFSFTVPEGEYLLLGDDRLVSSDSRHVGTFKAKDITGEAKFRFWPITRIGTF